The genomic segment AAACGATTCCGTGATTTCTAACTCCATCCGCCGTTCAATTCCCGGATGTTCGTTTCTAATATCGGCCAAGTAGTCGACGATGCGACCGGAAGCAAGTTCTTTCACTGATAAGTTAGCTGAAACACCAAGCATCGCAAGTGGCGTCTGCTCCCAGCGCTTAATTTGATTGACCGTTTCCTGAACGACCCACATGCCGACCTCTTCAATCAACATCGAGCGTTCGGCAATCGGAATGAAGACAGCCGGACTAATCATGCCTCGTTCAGGATGGAACCAACGGAGTAACGCTTCACAGCCTTCGACCTGTCCTGTCTTTAAATTAATTTGTGGCTGATAATATAACTGAAGCTCATTTTTGACGATCGCTTCGCGCAACTCTGCTTCGAGAACGACTGATTCACGGTACTCTTCACTCATCCATGATTCGAACCAAACCGGCTCCCCCGCTTGATCCCGTTTCGCATGTTGCATCGCGATATCAACGGATGACAAGAGCGAAGTCACGGCGACTGCATCGTTTGGATAACGGACCATACTCATACTGATGTTGACGTGGATTTCTTCACCCTCGACATAATATGGAAGTTCCATGACTCGTTTTAATTCGTAGTAATCGACGATGCCTTGCTGCGAAATCAAGACAGCAAATTCATCTCCACCGATTCGTGCCGGTGAACCTGTCCCGATGAAGTGACGGCGTAAGCGGTTCGCTACTTCTTTTAGAATCAAATCACCCGCGCTATGCCCATACGCATCATTGATCCGTCTAAACTGGCGTACACTGACTGTAACGAGTTCTCCGGACTGTACCCCTGTCAATGCTTCTGTCATCTTTTGTTCGAAACCGTTACGATTCAATAGCGTTGTCAAGACGTCATACAGCGCCAGTTGCGTAATCCGCTCTTCTCGTCTGTATTGATCCGTTTCATCGTGACAGGTTAAATAAAGTGCAATCCCGTTCTCGCTTTTCGTCGGCACATAAATGATGTTGACGAACATATTCCGGATGTCCGCTTCGAAAATCATCTTACAACGAATCGTTTGACTATGTCCTTCGATGGCCCGATTTAAGGCACGACGCACACGGTTCAAGTCTGCTGGGTGAATCAGTTCTTCAATCGTCACGAACTCTGTCTTCTCGACGAGCTGCTGGAACTGGTCATTCCCGTGCAATAACTTGAAGTCTGCTGATAAGGCAATGATTGGATCTGTGTTTTGGGAAAACAGGGATTCGATTTCTGCTTTTTTCTGTTTGATTTCGAGTGTTTTTTGATCATTGTAATCCAGTAGACCTGAGATGATTGCCGTCATCGTCCGAAAAGCGTGGACGACAGGTTGAAAATCGTTGCGTTCCGGTACTTGATAAAACGATTGTTGTTGTCCTTCCGCAAATACGTTTGCTTCTTCCTGTAACATGACCAAGTCTTTTCGGAAAGCACGTAACAGCGAGAGCGTCAGTAAGAGTAGAGCGAAAATGATGAAGCACGTCGCAACGAACATCAACCACGCATTTCGAATGACATCATTTCCCCGATCCGTCATTTCCATCTGCACGTCTGAAATTGCTCGATCAAACAAACGGTACATGCTGTCTTGATAGCGATCTGAAATACGTTCTAACGTTTCGTATTCGCGAAGTCCGGGTTCACTCAACGTCGTATCGATTACACCAAGATATGACGCCATCTCACTTTTCATCGTATTAATCTCAAGTCTCGACGCTCCGTCTTCAGCATCAATCGTTGCCGAAAGCGTCTTCGTCACCGTATCATTTCTCACTGCCAAGTCTTGACGCATTTGCCGGATTCTTGATAATTCGTATGCATCCAATTGTTTGTCTTGATCTGCGCTGAGCAGGGTCTGTCCTGCTTTCCCGAAATCCCTTTCCATTAAGAACAGGTTAGAAAACAAGGAATAATATTTCCCGGTATCTTGACTGAGCGATAACTGATTAAATAAGATTTCACTTTTATAATTTGCTACTGCCGTAAAAAATCGATTGCTCGCGACATAACCGTTTTTCCGAACCTCGTCGATTTCAGTCAACACGTCTGTTTTTGAAGAACTTGTCGTTTGCATTGTTTCTAAACGTTTGCTCAGCGCCACGAGCTCGTCATCGACCTTTTTCGACCACTCGATTCGTTCTGTCAACGAGTCGTCGACCCGTGAACTCAATGATAAATAATAATAGTATGTAAGATCGCGTTCCGCCTGATTGACTTGTTCAAATACATCCATCACGCCGCTCGCACGTTTGTAACTGTACCCTTCTTCTACATTTTTTAAGAGTTGCTGCGTCGCAATCAACACGGCTAATAACCCGATAATCGAAATCATCCATGAGAACGTTTTATAGTAGGAGCGTTTCCGAAATGCTTCTACGATGAAGACTGGTGGTAAAAGTCGCAACACATCGTCCTCCCTAAATTGTCATTATGTCTATATATCGTCTAAAAGAAACGATTCGTGAAGCGAAAAGAGGTCAATAAAAACGCTTTCGCCCGTTTATTTTCGGGACAAAAGCGTTTTTGATCCATTCTTCAATATTGGACATTCTCTCGCTCTACCTTTTTAGCGAAATAGTCGATGATGTCGCGTCGACGAATGATTCCAATGAAGTGTTTTCCGTCATCAATGACGGGCACGAAGTTTTGATCAGTGATGACCTCAATCATTTCTTCCATTTGTGCTGTGATCGAAACGGGTTTATAACGAACACGTTGTTTAATGTCTGTCAGACGTGTTTGAAGTACATGATCATAATCCGCATGCTCCAGATTTTTTTCAAGTGCCCAAAGCACATCACCTTCCGTGAGTGTTCCTGCATATTTTCCTTTATCGTCAACGAGCGGGACTGACGTGAACCGATGATGCTTCATCTTTTCAAGTGCTTGCCTGACCGTCGACTCAGGATCTAAGTATTTCACTTCATCTTTTGGCAATAAGAAAAAAGCAATATTCATTTCTAAGTTCCTCCCTAGTCACTCTGTGACATCTACCCTATTTTATCATGAACTTCCGTTCGATTCATTTCTCAAATCATGAAAATCTCACCATAATTCCTTCATATTTAAGTTTACCCGTCCGATAATCAGAATAGACAGATTTTATAGATTATTTAGATAGGAGATTACATATGCGCCTTTCCATCACACGCCGTCTTTTCATCGGTCTCATTCTATTACCTGCGCTTACGTTAGGTGTCTCAACCTGGTTCTCATACAACCAGACAAGTCAAACTGTTGAAAATCTTGTCGATTCAACTTCGCAAACGGCATTAAAGCAACTCGAGCAATCCTTCTCGCGTATCATCGACGATACAAAAAAAGATACGTCTTTACTCGCCGGACTCCCGTTCACGCGAGCGAGTGGCTCACTGCCGAACTATACTGATCCAAAAGACCTTCCTGATTTGACGGACGAACCGTCTCAAAAAGCAAAAGATATTTACAGCGTCCTCGAAAAATACGGTTCATCGAAGATCGAAAATTCTTTTCTCCAATACGCTGATACGTCAGGCGGCTACTTGAACTGGCCGAAGCAAGACGTCCCTGCCGGCTATGATCCACGAAGCGACCTTTGGTATAAACAAGCGCTTGAAAATTCAAGTACGGTCGCCATGAGCGAACCGTACTATGACGAAGCGACGAAACTATCCATCATCAGTTTCTCAAAAGCGACACTTGATGATCAAGCAAACATCAAGGGTGTCCTGTCCGTCTATAAAAGCATCAACCGCCTCTCAGAAGACATGAAGCGAATCGAGATCGGACAGGAAGGTTTCGTATTCAGCTATACAAAAGACGGAAAAGTCGTCACGCACCCGAATAAAAATTACTTCTTTAAAAGTCTCGACCAACTCCGTGAAGAAGGAAAGTCTTATTTCAGTGCACCGAAACAGATGATTGATCAAGAATCCGGTTCCGCCATCATGGATGTTGCGGGGAAAAAATCAGTCGTCATCTGGCAACTCTCTTCTAAAACAGGCTTCAAGCTAGCGGTCGTACTGGATTATGCGTCTCTGTATGCTCCTAAAGATGCCATGCTCGAACAGTCGCTCATCAACTTTGTCGTCGCGATTGCGCTAGCGACATTGATTGCCTGGTTAATCGGACGCTCGATCAACCGTCCCCTCTCGACACTTCGGACGGAAGCCCTCGCGATCGCAAGCGGTGATTTACGGACGACACAACGTCCAAAACGCTTTATTCGCGATGAACTTTCTGACCTCAATGAGAATTTCGATACGATGCGCCAAAAGTTGCGTCAAACGATTACGGCCATGACACAATCAGCCGGAACCGTTCGTGATGCGTCACAGGACTTATCAGCAAATGCGACCCACGTCCAAAACGCATCACAACAAATCGGTCAAACGATGGAAGAAATTGCAGCCGCCGGTGAAACGCAAACGAAACAGGCGGAACGCTCTTCGCATGCCGTTTACGGTGTCAAGGAACGCTCCGTCGCGATGCAACAAGCGGCCGCTACGACGTTGTCTGAAGTCGCATCCGTCGCCGATGCCGCAACACGCGGTAGCTCACTGACGAAACAAACGATTACCGACTTACTACAACACTCCGATTCACTCGAACAGGAAATTCAGAACACGTCCGAATTCCTCGGTAAACGTTCAGGCGAAATCGGAAAGATTCTCGGGACACTTCAAGCAATTTCAAGCCAGACGAATCTCCTGGCTCTGAATGCCGCCATCGAAGCGGCGCGTGTCGGTGAACAAGGTCGAGGTTTTGCCGTCGTCGCAAGTGAAGTCCGGAAGCTTGCAGAGGAAAGCGATCATTCTGCAAAACAAATTAAACAACTTCTCGATAATATTCAAAAAGAGACGCACACTGCGATGAGTGCGATGAACCATGTTATGGATGATTTGAAAATTTCCCTTGAATCCGTCAAAACGACAGGCGTCGACTTCGAACAGATCGCCGGTTCCGTCCATCATGTCTCACAACGGACTGAATCGCTAACCGGTGATATCAGCGCTCTGACGACTGCGACAGAAGAAGTGTCTGACGCGATGGGAACGATTCTCGCGTTGACAGAAGAGAACGCAGCCGGTATCGAAACGAGTGCCGCAAGTATCCAGGAAACGAATGCGACAATCGAAGCCGTCACGACGGCAGCGACACACTTGGCTCATATCGCAAGTGAACTCCATCAATTGACGTTCGACTTCCAATTGGACGATACACTGCCACTTGAAGAAAGCACCGAAGCTGACGAACTGCCTCATGTCGATGCGTCTGATGAAGTTGCGGACGAAGCAGCCGTGACCGAATTGGAACAGACAAGCGACAACGACTTGTTTGAACTCGATGCTGAAGAAGTGCTCGATGATTCGACTAATCAGCAGGAATCAGACAATCGTTGATAAGCCCTATTAAAAAAGGAACCTGCCACGCGCAGGTTCCTTCTTTTCGTTCCTCCCTATACAATTTCTTGTACACCCCTTAGACTAGACTTAACGATTTCTACCGAGAGGAGTAGAGCCATGAAGCCGCTACAAACAGACGATTTAATCCAGATTGCTGAAAGTATTTATGGGACGACCGGCTTTTTTGTATCGTACCAATCACATAAAAACGATTCACTTCATGTACGACCAACCGCGCCTGTCCATCCCGACCAACTGACGCTCGAAGCCGAGTGGCCGACTGCTGAAGCGGTCCCACTCCTCTACACGCTAAAAGATGGAACGGCGTATTTATTCATTGCCGTCGCAGATCAAGGGCAATACCGAATTGGTCCCGTCCTGTTACAGTCCGCCTTGTTTCGCGCGCATATTCAGGATGAGTCCTATCACCAATTTTATAAATCGTTACCTCGGACGACTGAAAATCGATTAATCGACTGCGCTCACCTCGTCTATCGGCTATTGAACGGACGACAGCTCCCGTCCCGCGCAATCCGGACGGAGTCTGAAATCATCGAAGAAGAAATCCCGCTCGTCGCAGACGTACCTGCCCATACAGGAACGACAGCCTACCGCAAAGCTTGGCAACGCGAACAGCAAATCATCGACTGGATTTCCTCCGGTCAAAGCGAACGCTTGGCGACGACTTACTCCTTACCTGCCTATGGTGAATTCGGTTCACTCGCACGCCATCAACCACTTCGGGCAGAAAAGAACCTCCTACTCGGAACGGTCCTGCTCAGCGCACGCGCTGCCATTATCGGTGGACTCGAACCGGACGAAGCCTTCTCACTCAGTGACCGGATGATTGATTCGATTGAAGCAGCAAACAGCATCTCCGAGCTTCGTAATCGCCACGTCCGGATTACTGTCAGTTTTGCAGAAGCTGTCAAGCAAATCCAAGAGTTACGACACTCGCCACACGTCTTAGCTGCCATCCGTTACATTCAACAGCATCTTTACGATCCGTTATCCGTCTCTTCAATCAGCCATGCGATTCACGTCTCCTCCAATTACCTATCCGTCCTGTTCAAGGACGAAACTGGTTTACCGCTTGCCCGCTATGTCATCCGGGAGCGAATCCGGGAGGCGAAACGTTTGCTCCGCTCATCTAACGATTCGTTGCTGACGATATCAAACAAACTACATTTTTCGAGCCAAAGTCACTTCAGTCAAGCGTTTAAACAGACGACTGGTGAGACACCCACCCATTATCGACAACGGCACTACCTGTAAAACGCAGCTGACGATTTAGTTTTTTAACCGACAACAGGCCCCCCTCCGTTTACACAGGGGGCTGTTCAGCGTGTAGACAAACGCTTATGAAGCGTGAACATACGATAACGAGAGTCAACCCGTTCGCGCTTTCCTGTCTCGCCTCGTCTTTAAAGCGAGTCGAGACGTTTTGCGCTCTAAAGTGTCTGCATAACCGGATTTGCGTCACGGTATTCTCTAAAAAACGTCATGTTTCGTTGACTCTTTCGGAAAAAAGTGCGTTTTGAACGCACTTTCAGAGGCAGGCAAGACCCTGCTCGTTGTCCGGTAGGACCAAGGAGCAACGGCTTGCCCCTCGCCCGAGGAAAGCAACGAAAACAGACGCTTAATCTCCCGATAGCACGTTGTCTACAGTTTGAACAGGACCCCTCCGTTTACACGAAGGGGTCCTGTTTTTTGAATCGCCTGATTTAGTTAAAAGGACGAGTCGAACTCTCTTTTTAGAAGATCGATTGGCGCTGCATAGCCGATCGGACCACACAATAAACTTTCTCCAGCCCACATACTTAAATCCATCATATGCACTTGTTCTGTCGGTAAAAAGTCCTCAAGCTTCCACGAAATACTAATGATCGCGTCATTCAATTGTCCGATGATACTTCGATCATGTGTCTTCGAGTACTTGACGTCACCGCACCGTTCCAGATAACGATCCACGACTGCCTCAGAAAATCCTTCTGCTAAAAATGTGTCCTTGATTGCCTTCAATGCAATGACATCAAATTGTTTGAATTCTTTCATTTTCATGCCGTAGAAGACGATACTATATCTTGTTTTGTTGTTCATCAAGACAACACATTTTCTTCGATCAAACGTGAACACATTCGCATGCCATTCATAAAAAGAATCTGCGTTAGTTGCATCATACGGCGTTACATTGATTTTCATCGCATCCGCTAGCTTTTTTGTACATTCGATCAGCATGCTCCAACCCCACTTTTCCTTTAATCAGGAAGTTGACCTTACATTTTTACGAAAAGCGCTACACTCTCAACGTGTGTCGTATGCGGGAACATATCGACTGGCGTGACTTCCATCAGTTTGTAACCGAGCTCAGCAAGCAACTTCGCGTCACGTGCTTGTGTTGACGCGTTACATGAGACGTAGACGATGCGTTTTGGTGCCACTTCAGCCGCAGCACGCAGGAATTCTTCGTCACAGCCTTTACGTGGTGGGTCAACGACGATGACGTCTGGTTTGATTCCAGCTTTGACGAGTGCCGGCATGACGGATTCAGCCGTTCCGTACTCGAATGATACGTTGTCGATGCCGTTCGCAGCGGCGTTACGACGTGCGTCGTCGATTGCTTGAGGAACCATTTCAATCCCGTAGACATGTTTCGCTTGTTGCGCAAGTGATAATGAAATCGAGCCGATGCCGCAATACGCGTCGACGACGATTTCTTCACCTGTCAATTGCGCATACTCCAGTGCTTTACCGTATAGTTTCTCCGTTTGCAACGGATTGACTTGGAAGAATGAATGGGGCGAGATTTCATACGTCAATCCGGCGATTTGATCGCGGATGACAGCTGGTCCGTGCAGGACGATATTCTTTTTCCCTAAGATGACGTTCGTATCCTCCGGGTTGATGTTGTGTTGAATCGATGTCACGTTCGGGACGGCTTTTAAGATGCCGGCGACGATTTTATCGATGCCACGCAATTGTTTGACCTTCGTCACGAGGACGATCATCAATTCATTCGTATGGTACCCGTGACGTGCCATGATGTGACGGATGACACCCGTTTGTTTCTTTTCATCGTAAGCTGGGACTTTTAAGTCGGCGAGGACTTTACGGACCGCTTGGATTGCTTCATCATTTTCTTTATTTTGAATCAAGCAGTAATCCATATCAATGATACGGTGGCTCCGTTTTTGGTAGAAACCGGCCATCAACTTGTTCGACTGGAAAGCGACCGGGACTTGTGCTTTGTTACGGTAGCCCCATGGATCTTCCATACCAATCGTTTCGTGGACCGGGATTTCGAGTCCTGCGAGGCGGGCAAAGGCATCACGGACACGGTTGTGCTTGAATACGAGTTCCGCATCATATGATAAGTGTTGCAGTT from the Exiguobacterium oxidotolerans JCM 12280 genome contains:
- a CDS encoding helix-turn-helix domain-containing protein, with translation MKPLQTDDLIQIAESIYGTTGFFVSYQSHKNDSLHVRPTAPVHPDQLTLEAEWPTAEAVPLLYTLKDGTAYLFIAVADQGQYRIGPVLLQSALFRAHIQDESYHQFYKSLPRTTENRLIDCAHLVYRLLNGRQLPSRAIRTESEIIEEEIPLVADVPAHTGTTAYRKAWQREQQIIDWISSGQSERLATTYSLPAYGEFGSLARHQPLRAEKNLLLGTVLLSARAAIIGGLEPDEAFSLSDRMIDSIEAANSISELRNRHVRITVSFAEAVKQIQELRHSPHVLAAIRYIQQHLYDPLSVSSISHAIHVSSNYLSVLFKDETGLPLARYVIRERIREAKRLLRSSNDSLLTISNKLHFSSQSHFSQAFKQTTGETPTHYRQRHYL
- a CDS encoding methyl-accepting chemotaxis protein, with product MRLSITRRLFIGLILLPALTLGVSTWFSYNQTSQTVENLVDSTSQTALKQLEQSFSRIIDDTKKDTSLLAGLPFTRASGSLPNYTDPKDLPDLTDEPSQKAKDIYSVLEKYGSSKIENSFLQYADTSGGYLNWPKQDVPAGYDPRSDLWYKQALENSSTVAMSEPYYDEATKLSIISFSKATLDDQANIKGVLSVYKSINRLSEDMKRIEIGQEGFVFSYTKDGKVVTHPNKNYFFKSLDQLREEGKSYFSAPKQMIDQESGSAIMDVAGKKSVVIWQLSSKTGFKLAVVLDYASLYAPKDAMLEQSLINFVVAIALATLIAWLIGRSINRPLSTLRTEALAIASGDLRTTQRPKRFIRDELSDLNENFDTMRQKLRQTITAMTQSAGTVRDASQDLSANATHVQNASQQIGQTMEEIAAAGETQTKQAERSSHAVYGVKERSVAMQQAAATTLSEVASVADAATRGSSLTKQTITDLLQHSDSLEQEIQNTSEFLGKRSGEIGKILGTLQAISSQTNLLALNAAIEAARVGEQGRGFAVVASEVRKLAEESDHSAKQIKQLLDNIQKETHTAMSAMNHVMDDLKISLESVKTTGVDFEQIAGSVHHVSQRTESLTGDISALTTATEEVSDAMGTILALTEENAAGIETSAASIQETNATIEAVTTAATHLAHIASELHQLTFDFQLDDTLPLEESTEADELPHVDASDEVADEAAVTELEQTSDNDLFELDAEEVLDDSTNQQESDNR
- a CDS encoding putative bifunctional diguanylate cyclase/phosphodiesterase gives rise to the protein MLRLLPPVFIVEAFRKRSYYKTFSWMISIIGLLAVLIATQQLLKNVEEGYSYKRASGVMDVFEQVNQAERDLTYYYYLSLSSRVDDSLTERIEWSKKVDDELVALSKRLETMQTTSSSKTDVLTEIDEVRKNGYVASNRFFTAVANYKSEILFNQLSLSQDTGKYYSLFSNLFLMERDFGKAGQTLLSADQDKQLDAYELSRIRQMRQDLAVRNDTVTKTLSATIDAEDGASRLEINTMKSEMASYLGVIDTTLSEPGLREYETLERISDRYQDSMYRLFDRAISDVQMEMTDRGNDVIRNAWLMFVATCFIIFALLLLTLSLLRAFRKDLVMLQEEANVFAEGQQQSFYQVPERNDFQPVVHAFRTMTAIISGLLDYNDQKTLEIKQKKAEIESLFSQNTDPIIALSADFKLLHGNDQFQQLVEKTEFVTIEELIHPADLNRVRRALNRAIEGHSQTIRCKMIFEADIRNMFVNIIYVPTKSENGIALYLTCHDETDQYRREERITQLALYDVLTTLLNRNGFEQKMTEALTGVQSGELVTVSVRQFRRINDAYGHSAGDLILKEVANRLRRHFIGTGSPARIGGDEFAVLISQQGIVDYYELKRVMELPYYVEGEEIHVNISMSMVRYPNDAVAVTSLLSSVDIAMQHAKRDQAGEPVWFESWMSEEYRESVVLEAELREAIVKNELQLYYQPQINLKTGQVEGCEALLRWFHPERGMISPAVFIPIAERSMLIEEVGMWVVQETVNQIKRWEQTPLAMLGVSANLSVKELASGRIVDYLADIRNEHPGIERRMELEITESFGVFSDKRVFDALESLHAMGYQLAIDDFGTGYSSLSYLSRLPIQRLKIDRSFISGEDACSNAPLIETIIKLAHTLKYDVVAEGIEQLEQSESLRKLDCEYGQGFYYSRPIPADEFEVWFMEHQETLKSS
- a CDS encoding CBS domain-containing protein, giving the protein MNIAFFLLPKDEVKYLDPESTVRQALEKMKHHRFTSVPLVDDKGKYAGTLTEGDVLWALEKNLEHADYDHVLQTRLTDIKQRVRYKPVSITAQMEEMIEVITDQNFVPVIDDGKHFIGIIRRRDIIDYFAKKVERENVQY
- a CDS encoding DUF6933 domain-containing protein; the encoded protein is MLIECTKKLADAMKINVTPYDATNADSFYEWHANVFTFDRRKCVVLMNNKTRYSIVFYGMKMKEFKQFDVIALKAIKDTFLAEGFSEAVVDRYLERCGDVKYSKTHDRSIIGQLNDAIISISWKLEDFLPTEQVHMMDLSMWAGESLLCGPIGYAAPIDLLKREFDSSF
- the rlmD gene encoding 23S rRNA (uracil(1939)-C(5))-methyltransferase RlmD, whose protein sequence is MIPVQKNDEHVVDIVDLTHDGSGVARIDGYTVFIPGALPTEQVKIRITKTTKSYGFGRIIRQKTKSVDRVEPPCPVYNQCGGCQLQHLSYDAELVFKHNRVRDAFARLAGLEIPVHETIGMEDPWGYRNKAQVPVAFQSNKLMAGFYQKRSHRIIDMDYCLIQNKENDEAIQAVRKVLADLKVPAYDEKKQTGVIRHIMARHGYHTNELMIVLVTKVKQLRGIDKIVAGILKAVPNVTSIQHNINPEDTNVILGKKNIVLHGPAVIRDQIAGLTYEISPHSFFQVNPLQTEKLYGKALEYAQLTGEEIVVDAYCGIGSISLSLAQQAKHVYGIEMVPQAIDDARRNAAANGIDNVSFEYGTAESVMPALVKAGIKPDVIVVDPPRKGCDEEFLRAAAEVAPKRIVYVSCNASTQARDAKLLAELGYKLMEVTPVDMFPHTTHVESVALFVKM